The Plasmodium malariae genome assembly, chromosome: 3 genome window below encodes:
- the PmUG01_03031300 gene encoding kinesin-19, putative — translation MDEAGKSQKCENLCSSDILSNILINKKDESFNSNYDNFNNTYSDGECSKTFVKSVTLAIESDNDSSYKKDKYKEYSKQSTLNIDNNDIENGEENETKSGAEYKAQCGAKNEDTNAFEANNFCIKNDKKFYNGLYGKTYNELEENIHEKELSIDYVTIKSDIRTENKVNTYQMNENGIGSIAGKNENEITTYRISESDLNIIDLDGSLTKIIDVNESKVTENENTKFDEKDENTLSYEGKDSISSEENGKTSYNISEMYEDCSGNNLDINWNKSQIKTCIRIKPTELVENNLENVITQRGTSKMLINYGMKGENKTCEFFVDRVFNESSTQSDVWKSICFCIDSIFYFKNATVFAHGHTGTGKTYTMIGPDIMELIKRKKKKTKNSARKFHPNELLINTNSLKLLNNNSNNILCDRNRSCSQPIFNLPPRVIPLANANYSHYKKTCDVTYNAINSRYYHKSNVEGINENNFTKYENYKTFSEYQKEYKSNTKNFKDDIRLVLNSEKKGIIPRACEEIMNKLSLLKVITSSTEEYCKQNDDYKIEEKTKKGRYEDNNSYENDKKMKDIFKNVKVYASYMQLYNDRIFDLLNPYTESQPYLSTLKSKYSNNSTFVSGLMTVEVSNSDELIEILIDGTSNRACRITKTNEMSTRSHSIFKIELKYVNNSKPECSKSGILLLIDLAGNEKYAASSEKLYTTEVCSINRSLSALSLCINELSKGNKNISYRNSILTRLLQDSLGGSSKTIFICTISSCIKNVRDTLSSLKLVSKAKKIQFENKNTSSYAFEEDIKKLKKELYFLKKFVFFQYITNKCESKKRLKKIKEFYFSNLPSEKDNSASTRSSEDTDRCLNKDNVSGRNSRNSRNGNMGENGERGNTNGASESNTNSSIGSSRRSDYLENDEKFYGKKAGTEDKKKVGNKYANNNKEEIISEYELNHSANIYKGIEKIYNDYELSSFNSLLYQWNLNKSSIKKVKDKLLKNLNNKKHLWFHNNGNINKKSIMNFIETHTIEYEIETDEEINEGSSECRKLVAYEDVVEEEEDTYEGDDDDGDADDNDDNDDIDDNDNNDDNDNNDDNDNNDDNDNNDDNDNNDDEYDNACSGEVSSMSYYDEEFINEEIEKDDIVAEEVEEKGDEGSIEGENERTKICNLNDCGNKCASLSEKSATMVRVNSVSQNETDEELDEHKQNRDVSGKGEEIKFARKITKDAYIGKKRSTNVHVRNKKEDEILKKGKNYIYVKDTIYFNGKKNCSDKDMHSEKAKGNPTSLLNENWEYREENLENCGDNLGYYRDNLEYLGDKLRNIVNTVSSKKNCTFSTEVRISIDNKHGNVIKDNKKDIMEKNKESKLEGGDKNEETSEFFHNFKMNINKKKDFKDVFKNRQDEHNVRHVIEKKRKKDNFIKMKKRVSSRYNSKNDSYEDSMQAYNSQPKGKDIYTKLEEYRELRKIRGSSSLLEGNLRNNSISSSDKIAVSSSIKSGRHRGREKKGKIVNIGSTGNTGSVRNIGKLEKIGKLEKIGKNSSTIGSNSRKSFSASSTKDTKENSSGKESGTNSTDLNYLPELENSNKKNNFVNNVAINNMVINKVSIFHNLTETSDYNSKIYEGKSSDTTCLHDEANKCEALKKGKLDYEHKKVKCNSFYYNINDERGRSISENGCFSSLKNKTVIGKNIGGKFTYYIEFDKTNNVKENMINKTMEKGSNKNIGEEIVNNEKFKAVKSCRNNKNDNENFYKKDKIKHHLIAEIEESWLSFEKKLEKKLKQKKAAQEKVDEDKELQNTLRKDVHARERGKMGVSLNKISALEENKKKLEALKNRYEKILTESQKKEGKKVLCDDYITGDIIKHCSSSMSNCDRRDKDNGRISNNYNGNCQDAGYTSTSYDSSMKNSGNFINMDKFKNREKDMHDEHEKGYHYDSNITIHFNRSQNSSNKKMIIDDDKESKEEKHILLSSNIINEKRLRKLTDQLGIKKNENLLFYNNLRSSKSDIRNCTKKNGSNYHIYEQDNCSLVKDKNLEGTYRKRLYNTDTIAQSYILNSIIKKDQVESNSPIKGDNPSLTSLGKFDVKYFWEFSNGRDDKNGNSCNNDTYKSKVDKCTNGFNVQIERCVKGRGVHDCALLMKDKRVNPKDGETYSGSTFFFQGEKENHSGIPLRKEKEKGGAERGEDMVMRNKNAGGNGKGEFMKISSRNGTRKSTRRGTRCGTRSGTRCGTRSRTRCGTRSGSTNGISSGNHISRRGSKPENEKSDVHTHIDNYYTNGSFKGEDTHLKMDYSADNTNYKSRKMHKINFFYLNHGNNNNGVSITENMKIKNCNYMNTNSMSHHNNKISHMNNMIPYNNNNNNDEVRVNGRTKNIHYCRNDMNYGNSYMTRNSIISNNAENKMLINTSEYASDKKTNAETCSHNFNRYNNRKFKLTLKNFKEYEAKMKSRIYSNEIKKGNTTLFDSYFFDKNKNRGRVCNSYSGHSAYNAYMNSDGYNNNDSYNNYDKINYLNDRSKTNECSKNWGYQITEIKY, via the coding sequence atggaTGAAGCAGGTAAATCGCAAAAATGTGAAAACCTATGCTCATCAGACATTCTTTCgaatattttgataaataaaaaagacgAAAGCTTTAATAGTAATTATGACAATTTCAATAATACTTATAGCGATGGAGAATGTAGTAAAACATTTGTCAAAAGTGTAACTTTGGCAATAGAAAGTGATAATGATTCTTCTTATAagaaagataaatataaggAATACTCAAAGCAGAGCACACTAAACATTGATAATAACGATATAGAAAACGGagaagaaaatgaaacaaaaagtGGAGCAGAATATAAAGCACAATGTGGtgcaaaaaatgaagatacCAATGCTTTTGAagctaataatttttgtattaaaaacgataaaaaattttacaatgGTCTTTACGGAAAAACATATAACGAATTAGAAGAAAACATTCATGAGAAGGAACTGAGTATAGATTATGTCACTATTAAATCGGATATAAGAACTGAGAACAAAGTAAATACATATCAAATGAATGAAAATGGAATTGGTAGTATAGctggaaaaaatgaaaacgaAATAACTACGTACAGAATAAGTGAAAGcgatttaaatataatagatTTAGATGGAAGTCTCACAAAGATCATAGATGTAAATGAAAGTAAAGTAactgaaaatgaaaatacaaaatttgaCGAGAAGGATGAAAATACTTTATCATATGAAGGAAAGGATTCGATTTCAAGTGAAGAGAATGGAAAAACttcttataatatatctGAAATGTATGAAGATTGTTCTGGGAACAATTTAGATATTAATTGGAATAAATCACAAATAAAAACATGCATTAGGATAAAACCAACAGAATTAGTGGAAAACAATTTGGAAAATGTAATAACACAAAGAGGAACAAGCAAAATGTTAATTAATTACGGAATGAAAGGTGAAAACAAAACATGCGAGTTTTTTGTTGATAGGGTTTTTAATGAAAGCAGTACGCAATCAGATGTTTGGAAGAGTATTTGTTTCTGTATagattctattttttattttaaaaatgctaCCGTATTTGCTCACGGACATACAGGCACTGGAAAAACGTACACTATGATAGGTCCTGATATTATGGAAttaattaaaaggaaaaaaaagaaaactaaAAATTCTGCAAGGAAATTTCACCCgaatgaattattaattaacaCGAATAGtttaaaacttttaaataacaacagtaataatattttatgtgaTAGAAATAGATCTTGTTCTCAACCAATATTCAACTTACCACCAAGAGTAATTCCGTTAGCAAATGCAAATTATAGTCATTACAAAAAAACATGTGATGTAACCTACAATGCAATAAATTCGAGATATTATCACAAGTCTAATGTAGAGggtattaatgaaaataatttcacaaaatatgaaaattataaaacattttctGAATATCAAAAAGAGTATAAAtctaatacaaaaaattttaaagatgATATTCGGTTAGTTTtaaattcagaaaaaaaggGCATAATACCTAGAGCATGTgaagaaataatgaataagTTGTCCTTATTAAAGGTGATAACTAGTAGCACAGAAGAATACTGCAAACAAAATGATGATTATAAGATTgaagaaaaaacgaaaaaaggaagatatgaagataataattcgtatgaaaatgataaaaaaatgaaagacatatttaaaaatgtcaAAGTGTATGCTTCTTACATGCAATTGTATAACGATAGAATATTTGATTTATTGAATCCTTATACAGAATCACAGCCATACTTAAGTACACTTAAATCAAAATATTCGAATAATAGTACATTTGTTTCTGGTTTAATGACTGTAGAAGTAAGCAACTCTGACGAATTGATAGAAATATTGATAGATGGTACTAGTAATAGAGCTTGTAGGATTACGAAAACGAATGAGATGTCCACAAGATCACATTCcatatttaaaattgaaTTAAAGTATGTGAATAATTCTAAACCAGAATGTTCAAAATCtggtattttattattgattGACCTAGCAGGTAACGAAAAATATGCAGCGTCTAGTGAGAAATTATATACAACAGAAGTATGTTCTATAAATAGAAGTTTATCAGCTTTAtctttatgtataaatgaattatcgaaaggaaataaaaatattagctATCGAAATTCTATTTTAACAAGATTACTTCAAGATTCTCTAGGAGGATCTAGtaaaactatttttatttgcacTATATCATcatgtataaaaaatgtacgtGATACTTTATCTTCTTTGAAGTTAGTGTCGaaggcaaaaaaaatacagtTCGAAAATAAGAATACCAGTTCTTATGCATTCGAAGaagacataaaaaaattaaaaaaggaattatattttttgaaaaaatttgttttttttcaatatattacgAATAAATGTGAAAGTAAGAAACggttaaagaaaataaaagagttttattttagtaaCTTGCCTTCTGAGAAAGACAATTCTGCTTCTACGAGATCTAGCGAGGATACAGATAGGTGTCTTAACAAGGATAATGTTAGTGGTAGGAACAGTAGGAACAGTAGGAACGGGAATATGGGTGAAAATGGGGAGAGAGGCAATACCAACGGTGCAAGTGAAAGTAACACCAATAGCAGCATTGGAAGCAGTAGAAGAAGTGATTACCTCGAAAATGACGAAAAATTCTACGGTAAGAAAGCAGGAACAGAGGACAAGAAAAAAGTGGGAAATAAATAcgcaaataataataaagaagaaattattaGTGAATATGAGTTAAATCACAGCgccaatatatataaaggaatagaaaaaatttacaatgaTTATGAACTTTCCTCATTTAATTCATTGCTATATCAATGGAATTTGAATAAATCAAGCATTAAAAAGGTAAaggataaattattaaagaatctaaataataaaaagcatTTATGGTTTCataataatggaaatataaataaaaaaagtattatgaACTTCATCGAAACGCACACCATAGAATATGAAATAGAAACTGATGAAGAAATTAATGAAGGGAGTAGTGAATGTCGGAAGCTTGTAGCTTACGAGGACGTTGTAGAAGAGGAGGAAGACACCTACGAGggtgatgatgatgatggtGATGCCGatgataatgatgataaCGATGATATTGATGATAAcgataataatgatgataacgataataatgatgataacgataataatgatgataacgataataatgatgataacgataataatgatgatgaaTATGATAACGCTTGTTCAGGAGAAGTTAGCAGTATGAGCTATTATGATGAAGAATTcataaatgaagaaattgAAAAGGATGATATAGTCGCAGAAGAAGTAGAAGAAAAAGGAGACGAAGGCAGTATAGAGGGGGAAAAtgaaagaacaaaaatatgtaatctGAACGACTGTGGTAATAAATGTGCAAGTTTGAGTGAAAAGTCTGCAACAATGGTGAGAGTAAATAGTGTAAGCCAAAATGAAACTGATGAGGAACTAGATGAACACAAACAAAACAGGGACGTTTCAGGAAAAGGGGAAGAAATTAAGTTTGCGCgtaaaattacaaaagaTGCCTATATTGGGAAAAAACGTAGCACAAATGTACATgtgagaaataaaaaagaggatgaaattttaaaaaagggaaaaaattatatttatgtgaaaGATACCATTTACTTCAACGGAAAGAAAAACTGTAGTGATAAAGATATGCATTCCGAAAAGGCAAAGGGGAATCCTACTagtttattaaatgaaaattggGAATATAGAGaagaaaatttagaaaattgTGGGGATAATTTAGGATATTACAGAGATAATTTAGAATATTTAGGGgataaattaagaaatatagTAAATACGGTaagtagtaaaaaaaattgcactTTCTCAACAGAAGTGAGGATTTCCATAGACAATAAACACGGCAATGTAAttaaagataataaaaaagatataatggaaaagaataaagaaaGCAAACTAGAGGGAGGAGATAAAAACGAAGAAACAAGTGagttttttcataattttaaaatgaatattaataaGAAGAAAGATTTTAAGGATGTTTTTAAGAATAGACAAGATGAGCATAATGTGAGACATGtaatagagaaaaaaagaaaaaaagataatttcataaaaatgaaaaaaagagtaaGTAGTCGTTATAATTCGAAGAATGATAGTTATGAGGATAGTATGCAAGCATATAATTCTCAACCGAAAggaaaagatatatatacaaaactAGAAGAATACCGTGAATTGAGAAAAATTCGTGGGTCATCAAGTTTGTTAGAGGGGAATCTTAGGAATAACTCTATATCATCATCGGATAAAATCGCAGTTTCAAGTTCTATAAAAAGTGGAAGGCACAgaggaagagaaaaaaaaggaaaaatagtaaatatagGAAGTACAGGAAATACAGGAAGTGTAAGAAATATAGGAAAGTTagaaaaaataggaaaattagaaaaaataggaaaaaactCCTCAACAATTGGCAGTAACAGTAGAAAGTCATTCTCTGCAAGTTCGACTAAAGATACAAAGGAAAATAGTAGTGGTAAAGAAAGCGGCACCAACTCTACTGACCTAAATTATCTACCTGAGTTAGAGAAttcgaataaaaaaaataattttgttaataatgtagctataaataatatggttataaataaagtgagcatttttcataatttgaCAGAAACTAGTGattataattcaaaaatatatgaaggaAAAAGTAGCGATACCACGTGTTTACATGATGAAGCGAACAAATGTGAGGCattgaaaaaaggaaaacttGATTATGAACATAAAAAGGTAAAGTGTAACAGCTTCTATTACAACATAAATGATGAAAGAGGTAGATCTATTAGTGAAAATGGCTGTTTCAgtagtttaaaaaataaaactgtTATAGGGAAAAATATAGGAGGAAAATTCACTTATTATATTGAATTTGACAAGACTAACaatgtaaaagaaaatatgataaataaaaccATGGAAAAAggttcaaataaaaatattggtGAAGAGATagtaaataatgaaaaattcaaGGCAGTCAAAAGTTGTAGGAACAACAAAAATGACAATGAAAACTTCTACAAGaaagacaaaataaaacatcaTCTGATAGCAGAAATTGAGGAGAGTTGGTTGAGTTTCGagaaaaaattggaaaaaaagttaaagCAGAAAAAAGCAGCTCAGGAAAAAGTAGATGAGGACAAAGAATTGCAGAACACATTGAGGAAGGATGTGCATGCAAGAGAAAGAGGAAAAATGGGAGTCAGCCTTAACAAAATTAGTGCACTGGaggaaaataagaaaaaattagaagCATTAAAAAATCGCTATGAGAAGATATTGACAGAATCGCAAAAAAAAGAGGGGAAGAAGGTTTTATGTGATGATTACATAACAGGTGATATCATAAAGCATTGTAGTAGCAGCATGAGTAATTGTGATAGAAGAGATAAAGACAATGGAAGaattagtaataattataatggaAATTGTCAAGATGCGGGATATACTAGCACTAGCTATGATTCTTCTATGAAGAATTCTgggaattttataaatatggaTAAGTTTAAAAATAGAGAGAAAGATATGCATGATGAGCATGAGAAAGGGTACCACTATGATTCTAATATCACTATTCATTTTAATAGAAGTCAGAATagttcaaataaaaaaatgataatagaTGATGATAAGGAAAGTAAAGAAgagaaacatatattattaagcagtaacataattaatgaaaaacgGTTGAGGAAGTTAACTGATCAATTaggtattaaaaaaaatgagaatctcctgttttataataatttgagGAGCTCCAAATCTGACATCCGTAATTGTACTAAGAAGAATGGAAGTAACTATCATATATACGAACAGGATAATTGTAGTTTAGTGAAGgataaaaatttagaagGGACGTATCGTAAGAGGTTATATAACACCGACACCATTGCACAGTCATATATACTCAAtagcataataaaaaaagaccAAGTGGAAAGTAATAGCCCAATAAAAGGAGATAATCCAAGTTTGACTTCTCTAGGAAAGTTTgatgttaaatatttttgggAATTTAGTAATGGTCGTGATGATAAGAATGGGAATAGCTGTAACAATGATACTTACAAAAGTAAAGTAGATAAATGTACTAATGGGTTTAATGTACAAATAGAAAGATGCGTAAAAGGAAGAGGAGTACATGATTGTGCTTTATTAATGAAGGACAAGAGGGTAAATCCCAAGGATGGCGAAACTTATAGCGGtagcacttttttttttcaagggGAGAAAGAAAATCACTCTGGTATTCCCCTTcgtaaagaaaaagagaaaggtGGTGCAGAGCGAGGAGAGGATATGGTAATGAGGAATAAAAATGCAGGAGGGAATGGAAAAGGGGAATTCATGAAAATAAGTTCCAGAAATGGTACAAGAAAAAGTACTAGAAGAGGAACTAGATGTGGTACCAGAAGTGGAACTAGATGTGGAACCAGAAGTAGAACTAGATGTGGAACCAGAAGTGGTAGTACTAATGGTATTAGTAGTGGCAATCATATTAGTCGTAGAGGTAGTAAGCCGGAGAACGAGAAAAGTGATGTACATACGCACATAGATAACTATTACACAAATGGTTCTTTTAAGGGAGAAGATACGCATTTAAAGATGGATTATTCGGCTGATAATACCAATTATAAAAGTAGAAAAATGCATAagataaactttttttatttgaatcatggtaataataacaatggTGTATCGATAAcagaaaatatgaaaataaagaattgtAATTACATGAATACGAATAGTATGAGtcatcataataataaaattagtcatatgaacaatatgataccttataataataataataataatgatgaagtTAGAGTAAATGgtagaacaaaaaatatacactACTGTAGAAATGATATGAACTATGGCAATAGTTACATGACAAGAAATAGCATCATTTCGAATAATGCAGAAAATAAGATGTTGATTAATACATCTGAGTATGCTAGCGATAAGAAGACCAACGCTGAAACATGTTCtcataattttaatagaTACAATAACAGAAAGTTCAAATTAACacttaaaaatttcaaaGAATATGAAGCGAAAATGAAGAGTCGAATATACTcaaacgaaataaaaaaaggaaacacTACTCTTTTTGATTcgtatttttttgataagaataaaaacagGGGAAGAGTTTGCAACTCGTACAGTGGTCACAGTGCTTACAATGCATACATGAACAGTGATGgttacaataataatgatagttACAATAACTacgataaaattaattatctGAATGATAGAAGCAAAACTAACGAATGTTCCAAAAATTGGGGCTATCAAATTACAGAAATTAAGTATTAA
- the PmUG01_03031400 gene encoding exonuclease I, putative, whose protein sequence is MGISNLLQFLKPIVKNSHISKYKNEVIGVDVMCWIHRGLISCAYDIATDNFNDSYLNFIDKMLEVINHYNIKILFVFDGEELPEKKNENMVRKNRREKAKKEVQEIIKKVKNPRTNEMVLKKCIQALSVSKEIIDSVIQFCQKRNIDYIISPYEADAQLSYLCRMGFISCVISEDSDLLVYGCPRVLYKFKNNGECNEISLLPINDLIDINIISEIKNPLSDSFNEFYITPMKELKNDEFDNLGLKESDDAIPDQQNDPRAAIYRHKKNGVNKKKYEQIMKNYIDNFYWPEELQNLKYFTIDMFLAMCILSGCDYTNDFHITGMGIKTAFNLIYQYKSIENIFTFLISHEKWKHKIPSNLNTMEKLMNKYKEIKNAFLQHQVYDFVLCKNIPINQSFNSAFKNKKDSKLIINKIREYSLRYNHSGKKNNCLNSYLEDTLNRSIINNDNFVSQKSISQNFKKDTLLIVSKEESSQNEQGRENGKEQSGQGEILSSNNFKNIFKNFTSECFEYLEISPNILRDCEQSKAAEVADEVAAGVPMDKNKKEKGKSNYHQDGCSKQQQAKETIPYKPFDKINNIDVPNLHSFFENTHIHFLQNNTHLNSTYMHYHNSHNNDHEGSIQTLGGNGHRQNTIPNDSKRRMKNVNSDNLKNSKRAKIVTSCPQYANSEAYSGVTKEGKTNHQEKFIIDNQMNTNEKEKINCCLKNYNCEGASNFYIGGTCTNDVISNDDNAVHTNDTNNNNNNTNNNNNTNNNTNNNNTNTTTTTTTTTTTTTNNNNNNNNNTNNNNSDRMKSAKDMYENMRKNFFLYKTLKEQTSIPLKFSHQRDYSTCDLNAKEEGYTHKNVTNEKSTIIRTNEHASVQFQSEFHHTNSENKHQIKEEKYMKTEQETNSTNGMEVTNDISSVDNNVIKKKNEKNEISSIARSNNFSSFSTPHKSSKSIAKIETTKNQLRITSFFKKASKITNTNILAKKITNENSNCILKYSPSSNKSRASSEEKYNTINSLINFFPEKEINTVQEGKNIKIEQRTNTFKLSNLKEHHTNPVQNQHNHDDLTFLQNCNLQNSSSTNEKIKDFKSISFEKGDSHEVSLFDSLQNAYSSKAAPKDANAFTVKKYIMNKKNENKEDKENKENKENIKEINIDYILQNLNNDYQHKSHKINTFDYFKEKENVPQPNPYIDNSL, encoded by the coding sequence ATGGGAATATCTAACCTGTTGCAGTTCCTTAAACCGATAGTTAAAAACTCGCATATAAgcaaatacaaaaatgaagTGATCGGTGTTGATGTTATGTGTTGGATCCATAGAGGACTAATCAGCTGTGCATATGATATAGCTACTGACAATTTCAATGATAGCTATTTAAATTTCATTGATAAAATGTTAGAGGTTATAaatcattataatataaaaattttattcgtTTTTGATGGAGAAGAGTTACCagagaagaaaaatgaaaatatggtTAGGAAAAATAGAAGAGAAAAGGCTAAAAAAGAAGTacaagaaattattaaaaaggtaaaaaatcCAAGAACAAATGAAATGGTTTTGAAAAAATGCATACAAGCATTAAGTGTatcaaaagaaattattGACTCGGTTATTCAGTTTTgtcaaaaaagaaatattgaCTATATCATTTCTCCTTATGAAGCTGATGCTCAGTTATCTTACCTTTGTCGTATGGGATTCATCTCCTGTGTTATAAGTGAAGATAGTGATTTGCTAGTATATGGTTGTCCGCGTGtcttatataaattcaaaaacAATGGAGAATGTAATGAAATAAGTTTACTCCCAATTAATGATCTTATCGATATAAATATCATCAGTGAAATTAAGAATCCTTTATCTGATTCTTTTAACGAATTTTACATTACGCCAATGAAGGAGCTTAAGAATGACGAGTTCGATAACCTAGGACTAAAGGAGTCGGATGATGCCATTCCAGACCAACAAAATGATCCCCGCGCAGCTATATAcagacataaaaaaaatggagtgaataaaaaaaaatacgaacaaataatgaagaattatatagataatttttattgGCCTGAAGAATTAcagaatttaaaatattttaccatTGACATGTTTCTAGCTATGTGTATATTAAGTGGTTGTGACTATACAAACGATTTTCATATAACAGGAATGGGAATAAAAACtgcttttaatttaatatatcaatataaaagtattgagaatatatttacatttttaatatcccATGAAAAATGGAAACATAAAATACCATCAAACTTAAATACTatggaaaaattaatgaacaagtataaagaaataaaaaatgcttTTTTACAACATCAAGTATACgattttgttttatgtaaaaatatacccATCAACCAATCTTTTAATAGTgcctttaaaaataaaaaagatagcaaattaattattaacaaaattagaGAATACTCCTTAAGGTATAACCATTCCGGGAAAAAAAACAACTGCTTGAATAGCTACCTGGAGGACACTCTAAACAGAAGcataattaataatgataatttcgTCTCCCAAAAAAGCATTTCTCAAAATTTCAAAAAGGACACACTGTTGATAGTGTCAAAAGAAGAAAGCTCACAGAACGAGCAGGGCAGAGAGAATGGAAAAGAACAAAGTGGACAAGGGGAAATACTCAGTTcaaacaattttaaaaatatttttaagaattttaCATCAGAGTGTTTTGAATACTTAGAAATATCACCTAATATTTTAAGGGATTGTGAACAAAGCAAAGCAGCCGAAGTGGCAGATGAAGTAGCAGCTGGAGTACCGATggataaaaacaaaaaggaaaaaggaaaatccAACTATCACCAAGATGGATGCTCTAAACAACAACAAGCAAAAGAAACAATCCCTTATAAACCCTttgacaaaataaataatatcgATGTACCTAATTTACATTCCTTTTTCGAAAATACACATATTCATTTTCTTCAAAATAACACTCATTTAAATAGTACTTATATGCACTATCATAACTCGCACAACAATGATCATGAAGGAAGTATCCAAACCCTTGGTGGTAATGGACACCGACAAAATACAATACCAAATGATAGTAAGAGGAgaatgaaaaatgtaaatagtgacaatttgaaaaattctAAAAGAGCGAAAATAGTTACTTCTTGTCCACAATATGCAAATAGCGAAGCTTACTCAGGTGTTacaaaagaaggaaaaacaaaCCATCAAGAGAAATTTATCATTGATAATCAAATGAATAccaatgaaaaggaaaaaataaattgttgtttaaaaaattacaattgCGAAGGTGCTTCTAACTTTTATATAGGCGGCACATGTACAAACGACGTGATCAGTAACGATGATAATGCAGTACATACGAACgatactaataataataataataatactaataataataataatactaataataatactaataataataataccaatactactactactactactactactactactactactactaataataataataataataataataatacgaataataataacagtgaTAGAATGAAGAGCGCAAAAGATATGTACGAAAATATGAGAAAGAACTTCTTCCTTTATAAAACTTTGAAAGAGCAAACAAGCATCCCACTGAAATTTTCACATCAACGAGATTATTCTACGTGCGACTTGAATGCAAAGGAGGAGGGATACACACACAAAAATGTAACTAATGAAAAGTCCACCATCATCCGAACTAATGAACACGCTAGTGTTCAATTTCAAAGTGAATTTCACCATACTAATTCAGAAAATAAGCATCAaataaaagaggaaaaatatatgaaaacagAACAAGAAACAAATAGTACAAATGGGATGGAAGTAACCAATGATATAAGTAGTGTagataataatgtaataaaaaagaaaaatgaaaaaaatgaaatttctTCAATAGCGAGAAGTAATAACTTCTCATCCTTTTCAACACCACACAAAAGTAGTAAATCCATTGCTAAAATAGAAACTACTAAAAATCAATTACGGATTAcaagtttttttaaaaaagcaaGTAAAATAACtaatactaatatattaGCAAAAAAGATAACAAATGAAAATTCGAATTGTATCTTAAAATACTCTCCTTCATCAAACAAGTCCAGAGCATCAagtgaagaaaaatataatacgataaattctttaattaatttttttcctgaAAAAGAGATAAATACCGTTcaagaaggaaaaaatattaaaatagaacaacgaacaaatacatttaaacTAAGCAACTTAAAAGAACATCATACAAATCCAGTGCAAAATCAACACAACCATGATGACCTTACTTTTCTACAAAATTGTAACTTACAAAATAGTTCAtcaacaaatgaaaaaataaaggactTCAAGAGCATTTCATTCGAAAAAGGGGACTCACATGAAGTATCTTTGTTCGATTCTCTACAGAATGCATATTCTTCGAAAGCAGCCCCAAAGGATGCTAATGCATTTAccgttaaaaaatatataatgaataaaaaaaatgaaaacaaggaagataaggaaaacaaagaaaacaaggaaaatattaaagaaattaatatTGATTATATACTGCAGAATCTAAATAACGACTATCAACATAAAAGTCATAAGATTAACACTTTTGACTACTTtaaagagaaagaaaatgTACCCCAACCGAACCCATACATCGACAATAGTTTATGA